In the genome of Pseudoglutamicibacter cumminsii, one region contains:
- a CDS encoding bifunctional proline dehydrogenase/L-glutamate gamma-semialdehyde dehydrogenase produces the protein MTGRHTAESITRRPIAWHGPDMEGMVRPWDLTDQAVQQVRDWLTAARDYPVDKAAQQLAGVLSDPDGLDFTVGFVDRVIRTEDPAAAAKALNEIAAKVPAFLPWYLQSAVKAGGTLGKLAPRVVIPAARTALRNMVSHLIVDARPDKLTKAIKALRTEGIDLNINLLGEAILGQDQAAHRVKGTKELIERPDVDYVSIKVSATVAPHSAWAFDEAVNDIVEHLRPLYRAANNSSPRTFINLDMEEYKDLDLTLAVFTELLAEDEFKNTEAGIVLQAYLPDSYAAMKRLQRFAAERVANGGAPIKVRLVKGANLPMEQVEAQMRGWTQTVWSTKQLTDANYKAILDYALTKEHVKNVRLGIAGHNLFDIALHLHLMRARGIEPGGKDVEFEMLLGMASQQAQAVRQDVGRLLLYTPVVKPDEFDVAISYLVRRLEEGATEDNFMSEVFNLDDDPAAFKQEEDRFRESVSILSEWTEAPVPRRFQDRNEEDFSKPTWDGTFTNEPDTDPDLAWNRLWGGEILKKIPTSTLGNETVAGAKVKDTARLNEVYDAAQRAADVWQGLSADQRADVLHRAGDKMKARRADLLEVMGSEVGKTLAQGDPEVSEAIDFCNYYAEQARNLGNYAGAEAEMDKVTLVTPPWNFPVAIPTGSTVSALAAGSAVVIKPARASIRCGAVLTECIWEALDEAGLPRDILQIIDASSRDLGDAMITDERVGRVILTGAYETAQAFHEMRPDLPLFAETSGKNAIIVTPSADYDLAAKDIVDSAFGHAGQKCSAASLVILVGQAGRSDRLHRQIVDAAQSLVVGYPENPESIMGPVIEEPGEKLRRGLTQLEPGQTWVLKPQPLDDSGKLFSPGIRAGVQPGSEFHLTEYFGPVTGVMQAETLEEAVEWVNQIDYGLTSGIHSLDAEEIRYWQQNIQAGNLYINRGITGAIVQRQPFGGWKKSAVGTGTKAGGPNYVPSMLRWKDSEQGLGQVDRRVIVSTPHYSMLVHAFNEEPRAWLERALVQDEKDISFFEGLQDATGLDVEVNGLRYRPVKVRMRVATVEEEDLVRLARVVAAGWRVLRAVTDGEGTAAKQRMEVSLPAEAPVGIADAYRQLGAEVVVQSDEDWLNTCAKLSENPDGSRVRLIGREGTPEMEALAQATFEATTQAPDLSVNDHPVTRSGRIEMLPFVREQAVTMTAHRYGTVNKLAREALGDVTRL, from the coding sequence ATGACGGGACGTCACACAGCTGAATCCATCACTCGCCGACCCATCGCTTGGCACGGGCCAGACATGGAAGGCATGGTCCGCCCGTGGGACCTCACAGATCAAGCCGTACAGCAGGTTCGTGACTGGCTTACCGCTGCCCGCGACTATCCCGTAGATAAGGCTGCCCAACAGCTTGCCGGTGTGCTCTCTGACCCCGATGGTCTGGACTTCACCGTGGGTTTCGTCGATCGCGTCATTCGTACTGAAGACCCAGCCGCGGCCGCCAAGGCACTCAACGAAATTGCGGCTAAAGTGCCCGCCTTCCTCCCGTGGTACCTACAGAGCGCTGTGAAAGCCGGCGGTACCCTCGGTAAGCTCGCTCCACGCGTCGTCATCCCGGCAGCCCGCACGGCACTGCGCAACATGGTGTCTCACCTCATCGTGGACGCCCGCCCAGACAAACTCACCAAAGCCATCAAGGCGCTGCGCACCGAAGGTATCGACCTTAACATCAACCTGCTCGGCGAAGCGATCCTCGGGCAAGATCAGGCCGCGCACCGCGTCAAGGGAACCAAGGAACTCATCGAACGTCCGGACGTCGACTACGTATCGATCAAGGTCTCCGCGACCGTAGCCCCGCACAGCGCGTGGGCTTTCGATGAAGCTGTCAACGACATCGTCGAACACTTGCGCCCGCTCTACCGCGCAGCCAATAACTCGAGCCCGCGCACCTTCATCAACCTCGACATGGAGGAATACAAGGACCTCGACCTCACGCTCGCGGTCTTCACCGAGCTTCTGGCCGAAGACGAGTTCAAGAACACCGAAGCCGGCATCGTGCTGCAGGCATACCTGCCGGACTCCTACGCTGCGATGAAGCGTCTTCAGCGTTTCGCCGCCGAACGCGTCGCTAACGGTGGCGCCCCGATCAAGGTCCGCCTCGTCAAGGGTGCGAACCTCCCGATGGAGCAGGTCGAAGCGCAGATGCGCGGCTGGACCCAGACCGTGTGGTCCACCAAGCAGCTCACGGACGCGAACTACAAGGCGATCCTCGACTACGCGCTCACCAAAGAGCACGTCAAGAACGTTCGCCTCGGTATCGCAGGTCACAACCTCTTCGACATCGCGCTGCATTTGCACCTCATGCGTGCTCGCGGCATCGAACCGGGCGGCAAGGACGTCGAATTCGAGATGCTTCTGGGCATGGCAAGCCAGCAAGCCCAGGCCGTGCGGCAGGACGTGGGTCGGCTTCTGCTCTACACGCCGGTGGTCAAGCCGGATGAGTTCGATGTTGCGATCTCTTATCTGGTGCGTCGCCTCGAAGAGGGCGCGACTGAGGATAACTTCATGTCCGAGGTCTTCAACCTCGACGATGACCCCGCCGCGTTCAAGCAGGAAGAAGACCGCTTCCGTGAATCTGTCAGCATCCTGTCAGAATGGACCGAGGCACCAGTTCCGCGCCGCTTCCAGGACCGCAACGAAGAGGACTTCAGCAAGCCAACCTGGGACGGCACGTTCACAAACGAGCCAGACACCGACCCGGACCTCGCATGGAACCGCTTGTGGGGCGGGGAGATCCTCAAGAAGATCCCGACCAGCACCCTCGGCAACGAGACGGTAGCCGGCGCGAAGGTCAAGGACACCGCCCGACTCAACGAGGTCTACGACGCCGCCCAGAGGGCAGCCGACGTGTGGCAGGGACTCAGCGCAGACCAGCGTGCCGACGTGCTGCACCGCGCCGGTGACAAGATGAAGGCCCGCCGCGCGGACCTGCTCGAAGTCATGGGCTCCGAAGTTGGAAAGACGCTGGCCCAGGGTGACCCTGAGGTCTCCGAAGCCATCGACTTCTGCAACTACTACGCAGAACAAGCACGCAACCTCGGCAACTATGCCGGCGCGGAAGCCGAGATGGACAAGGTCACGCTCGTGACCCCGCCGTGGAACTTCCCAGTCGCGATCCCAACCGGCTCGACCGTCTCCGCGCTCGCCGCAGGCAGCGCGGTCGTGATCAAGCCGGCCCGCGCATCGATCCGCTGCGGTGCTGTGCTGACCGAATGCATCTGGGAAGCCCTCGACGAAGCCGGCCTGCCACGCGACATCCTGCAGATCATCGACGCCTCCTCGCGCGACCTGGGCGATGCGATGATCACCGATGAACGCGTGGGCCGCGTCATCCTGACCGGCGCGTACGAAACCGCGCAAGCCTTCCACGAGATGCGTCCAGACCTGCCGCTCTTCGCGGAAACCTCGGGTAAGAACGCGATCATCGTGACCCCATCCGCTGACTACGACCTCGCGGCAAAGGACATCGTGGACTCCGCGTTCGGTCACGCCGGCCAGAAGTGCTCCGCGGCATCGCTCGTGATCCTTGTGGGCCAGGCAGGCCGTTCCGATCGCTTGCACCGCCAGATCGTCGACGCCGCACAGTCGCTCGTGGTGGGCTACCCCGAGAACCCGGAGTCCATCATGGGCCCGGTCATCGAGGAACCAGGCGAGAAGCTGCGCCGCGGCCTGACCCAGCTGGAGCCAGGGCAGACGTGGGTCCTCAAGCCACAGCCGCTCGATGACTCCGGCAAGCTGTTCTCCCCAGGCATCCGCGCCGGCGTCCAGCCCGGATCCGAGTTCCACCTCACCGAATACTTCGGCCCCGTGACCGGTGTGATGCAGGCTGAAACCCTCGAAGAAGCCGTCGAATGGGTCAACCAGATCGACTACGGACTCACGAGTGGTATCCACTCGCTCGATGCCGAGGAAATCCGTTACTGGCAGCAAAACATTCAGGCCGGCAACCTCTATATCAACCGCGGCATCACCGGCGCGATCGTCCAGCGTCAGCCGTTCGGCGGCTGGAAGAAGTCCGCAGTCGGAACCGGAACCAAGGCCGGTGGCCCGAACTACGTCCCCTCTATGCTGCGTTGGAAGGACTCCGAACAGGGCCTCGGGCAGGTAGACCGCCGCGTCATCGTATCCACTCCGCACTACTCGATGCTGGTCCATGCCTTCAACGAAGAACCACGCGCCTGGCTCGAACGCGCGCTCGTTCAAGACGAGAAGGACATCAGCTTCTTCGAAGGTCTCCAGGACGCCACGGGCCTCGACGTTGAGGTCAACGGCTTGCGCTACCGCCCTGTCAAGGTCCGGATGCGTGTGGCCACGGTCGAGGAAGAAGACCTTGTGCGGCTCGCCCGCGTGGTTGCTGCTGGCTGGCGGGTACTGCGTGCAGTCACCGACGGCGAAGGAACCGCTGCTAAACAGCGCATGGAAGTCTCGCTTCCAGCTGAGGCGCCCGTCGGCATCGCTGACGCCTACCGTCAGCTGGGTGCTGAGGTTGTTGTTCAAAGCGACGAAGACTGGCTCAACACGTGCGCGAAGCTATCTGAGAATCCAGATGGCAGTCGCGTGCGCCTGATCGGCCGGGAAGGCACCCCAGAGATGGAAGCCCTGGCTCAGGCCACCTTCGAAGCGACGACGCAGGCCCCTGACCTCTCCGTCAACGACCATCCTGTGACCCGCTCGGGCCGCATCGAAATGCTGCCGTTCGTCCGCGAACAGGCTGTGACGATGACCGCGCACCGCTACGGAACGGTCAACAAGCTCGCTCGCGAGGCGCTCGGCGACGTCACTCGCTTGTGA
- a CDS encoding GlsB/YeaQ/YmgE family stress response membrane protein: MGILGWILVGLIAGAIAKAIMGDKMGIIATIVVGILGGLLGGWLGSLIFDAGTGSFFELRTWICAIAGTCILLGILGIFSRGSARAK, from the coding sequence GTGGGCATTCTAGGTTGGATTCTCGTAGGTCTAATTGCCGGCGCTATCGCTAAGGCCATCATGGGCGACAAGATGGGAATCATCGCAACCATCGTGGTTGGCATCTTGGGCGGCCTCCTCGGAGGCTGGCTCGGCTCGCTTATTTTTGACGCGGGTACGGGCAGCTTCTTCGAGCTGCGTACGTGGATCTGCGCGATCGCCGGTACGTGTATCTTGCTGGGTATCTTGGGTATTTTCTCCCGAGGCTCGGCTCGAGCTAAGTAA
- a CDS encoding MFS transporter yields MSPQYGKYEQLIPSARRRWAALALLMIVVLLVSVDNSVMVLALPEIAVALYANATEQLWVLDIYPLVLAGLLVPMGNLGDRIGRRRIMIIGAVGFAVVSGIAAFSVSPTMLIVFRALQAVFGAALMPATLSLIRNIFPDPRERTTAVAIWAATFSAGAALGPIIGGVLLNFFWWGSVLLMAVPILVPFLAGAPFLLPESKDPNPGPLDVLSILLAMATLLPLTYGIKTLPQEPWVGVGAIAFALVAGFVFVRRQLGADIPFLDVRLLSRKAFALPLTINLLAMFSLVGFLYYLSQHLQLIEGRSPAEAALFMLPGMAMTVVAGLAVVPVARWTGPVPAMVAGVLCSALAYGILAVFVGSGDWVPMVAFLLIGAGAGMAETISNDFVLSAVPSEKAGAASAMSETAYEFGTVMGAAVLGGLLNALYTAKLVPPAGLSEAQGAQVASSLASAHDVAAGLPHERAAELLQAASHAFDAGVTVTATVAGVLALAVSIAVYFGLRTPRDAK; encoded by the coding sequence ATGTCCCCTCAATACGGTAAATATGAGCAGCTAATCCCGAGCGCCCGCCGGCGTTGGGCGGCTCTGGCTCTGCTCATGATTGTTGTCCTGTTAGTTTCGGTTGATAACTCCGTGATGGTGCTGGCGTTGCCGGAGATCGCCGTCGCGCTGTATGCGAACGCAACCGAGCAACTGTGGGTTCTGGACATTTATCCGCTGGTTTTGGCGGGCCTCTTGGTTCCGATGGGGAACCTGGGTGACCGGATTGGTCGCCGCCGCATCATGATCATCGGTGCGGTGGGTTTCGCGGTGGTGTCCGGCATCGCCGCGTTTTCGGTTTCGCCGACGATGCTGATCGTGTTCCGTGCGTTGCAGGCGGTGTTCGGCGCCGCGCTCATGCCGGCGACGTTGTCCCTCATCCGCAACATCTTCCCGGATCCGCGGGAGCGCACGACGGCTGTTGCTATTTGGGCGGCGACGTTCTCTGCGGGCGCGGCACTCGGGCCGATCATCGGTGGTGTTCTACTGAACTTCTTCTGGTGGGGCTCGGTTTTGTTGATGGCGGTGCCGATCTTGGTTCCGTTCCTGGCGGGCGCGCCGTTCTTGCTTCCGGAGTCGAAGGACCCGAATCCTGGTCCGCTCGATGTGTTGAGCATTCTGCTCGCGATGGCGACGTTGCTGCCGCTTACGTACGGCATCAAGACCTTGCCGCAGGAGCCGTGGGTTGGTGTGGGCGCGATTGCGTTCGCCCTGGTTGCTGGGTTTGTTTTTGTGCGTCGTCAGCTGGGTGCGGACATTCCGTTTTTGGATGTGCGTTTGCTCTCGCGCAAGGCGTTCGCGTTGCCGCTGACGATCAACCTGTTGGCGATGTTTTCGCTGGTGGGCTTCCTGTACTACTTGTCGCAGCATCTGCAGTTGATTGAGGGGCGTAGCCCGGCGGAAGCGGCGTTGTTTATGTTGCCTGGCATGGCGATGACCGTGGTGGCTGGGTTGGCTGTTGTTCCGGTGGCTCGTTGGACGGGCCCGGTTCCGGCGATGGTCGCGGGAGTTCTGTGTAGTGCGTTGGCGTACGGGATTCTTGCCGTGTTTGTGGGTAGCGGTGACTGGGTTCCGATGGTTGCGTTTTTGCTGATCGGTGCTGGCGCGGGCATGGCGGAGACGATTTCAAATGACTTCGTGTTGTCGGCTGTTCCGTCTGAAAAGGCGGGCGCGGCGTCTGCGATGTCCGAAACTGCGTACGAATTCGGGACCGTGATGGGTGCCGCTGTTTTGGGTGGCCTACTCAATGCGCTCTACACCGCGAAGCTGGTTCCTCCGGCCGGGTTAAGTGAGGCGCAAGGGGCACAGGTGGCGTCTTCGTTGGCTTCGGCTCACGATGTGGCTGCGGGGCTTCCTCACGAGCGTGCGGCTGAGCTGTTGCAGGCGGCTTCGCATGCGTTCGATGCGGGAGTCACGGTCACTGCGACGGTTGCTGGGGTGCTGGCGCTTGCGGTATCCATCGCCGTGTACTTCGGCCTGCGCACACCCCGCGACGCCAAATAA
- a CDS encoding AI-2E family transporter, translating into MAERQEPSDEFTAESNDAVTGEIPVVPDAAVPNAAVPDAPVASSPEEGELTASASTSASAADLSDADQPDAVVALDSDTPEDAVETSTDEARSDAAEEFTPARSIGVIPLDETGKPKDEFSASAGQARKWEETQQTGIPRFIKVTLGLAATCIILMFVRDLQDIIAPVFLGLNLMIVVYPVQKFLQRWVPPFVGAVVSLLLVLVILVLFVWLIVWSLLALIQLMPSYNEQFVEAWRWIQEIAVELNLDFSELTRSLQAIKPNDVMSLVAPLFSNVSSILALLTTLVIATLFLAMDSAGLHARQQLLRITKPRALIITNDFAYGVCRYWLVTTVFGLIVAIADVGALWLLGIPLVWVWGILSFITNYIPNVGFFIGLIPPALLAFLEKGWGSAVAVIVAYSVLNFVIQSIIQPKFAGESVGVTPTVSFLSLLFWVWVLGPLGALLALPATLLLKSFLIDSDPNARWLNTFIAVPADSALPEDERPMPMSERKARAWRERKAILRG; encoded by the coding sequence ATGGCTGAGCGCCAGGAACCGTCAGACGAGTTCACGGCGGAATCGAATGACGCCGTTACGGGCGAGATCCCGGTTGTCCCGGACGCCGCTGTTCCGAACGCGGCTGTCCCAGACGCGCCTGTTGCTTCCTCACCTGAAGAAGGCGAGCTGACAGCCTCCGCGTCTACTTCCGCATCGGCCGCTGATCTATCCGATGCGGATCAGCCCGATGCGGTTGTTGCCTTGGATTCCGATACGCCAGAAGACGCAGTCGAAACGTCAACGGATGAAGCACGTAGCGACGCCGCGGAGGAGTTCACCCCTGCACGAAGCATCGGCGTGATCCCGCTGGATGAGACTGGCAAGCCTAAAGATGAGTTCTCAGCCTCGGCTGGGCAAGCTCGCAAATGGGAAGAAACTCAGCAAACAGGGATCCCCCGCTTTATTAAGGTCACGCTCGGACTGGCCGCTACCTGCATTATTTTGATGTTCGTGCGGGATCTGCAGGACATCATCGCGCCGGTCTTTTTGGGTTTGAACCTCATGATTGTGGTCTACCCGGTGCAGAAGTTCCTTCAGCGCTGGGTGCCGCCTTTCGTGGGGGCTGTGGTGTCACTGCTCTTAGTGCTCGTGATCTTGGTCTTGTTTGTGTGGCTCATTGTGTGGTCGCTCCTTGCGCTCATCCAGCTCATGCCGTCTTATAACGAACAGTTCGTTGAGGCGTGGCGGTGGATTCAGGAGATCGCGGTCGAACTCAACCTGGACTTCAGCGAGCTCACGAGGTCGCTTCAGGCCATTAAGCCGAACGACGTCATGTCGCTTGTGGCACCGCTGTTCTCCAACGTTTCCTCGATCCTCGCCCTACTGACCACCTTGGTGATCGCGACCCTGTTCCTCGCGATGGACTCCGCTGGCCTGCACGCCCGCCAGCAGTTGCTACGCATCACCAAGCCGCGTGCCCTCATCATCACCAACGATTTCGCCTACGGTGTGTGCCGCTACTGGCTCGTCACCACCGTGTTCGGCCTCATCGTCGCGATCGCGGACGTCGGCGCGTTGTGGCTCTTGGGTATCCCGCTTGTGTGGGTGTGGGGCATCCTCTCTTTCATCACCAACTACATCCCGAACGTCGGGTTCTTCATCGGCCTCATCCCGCCGGCGCTGCTGGCGTTCCTTGAGAAGGGCTGGGGTTCGGCTGTCGCGGTGATCGTCGCGTATTCGGTTCTGAATTTCGTGATCCAGTCGATTATCCAGCCGAAGTTCGCCGGCGAATCCGTGGGTGTCACCCCGACCGTTTCCTTCTTGTCCCTGCTGTTCTGGGTGTGGGTCCTTGGTCCGCTGGGTGCCCTTCTTGCGCTTCCGGCAACGCTCTTGCTGAAATCTTTCCTCATCGACTCGGACCCGAACGCTCGATGGCTCAACACGTTCATCGCGGTCCCCGCGGACTCCGCGTTGCCTGAGGATGAGCGGCCGATGCCGATGTCGGAACGCAAGGCCCGCGCCTGGAGGGAACGTAAAGCTATTCTGCGTGGCTAG
- a CDS encoding integrase core domain-containing protein: protein MSPSHAAAPPSTSTIFRILKTAGTIQPQPQKRPRSSWQRFQAPAPNSLWQSDFTHWPLADGTDTEIISWLDDHSRYLTHISVYPRITGRIVVNTFLEATETHGLPAATLTDNGLVYTTRLAGGRTTNKQPNPFEQLLTDLNIEQKNGRPGKPTTQGKIERFHRTLKTWLKAQPPAQTHQDLQQQLHDFQTLYNTQRKHRAINRRTPHQAYTATPKDQPTITLGNSCWRVRTDRVDGHGKITLRYAGKLRHLGIGHAHNRQRIILLVNGPEALAINKTTGEIIGAYTIDPTKNYQPKKRNDVLTHPPKKRNDDATHHHPRT from the coding sequence ATGTCACCTAGTCATGCAGCAGCCCCCCCCTCAACCAGCACCATCTTCCGGATCCTGAAAACAGCCGGGACAATCCAACCTCAACCACAAAAACGGCCCCGCTCCTCATGGCAACGATTCCAAGCCCCCGCCCCCAACAGCCTCTGGCAGTCCGACTTCACCCACTGGCCGCTAGCCGATGGCACCGACACCGAAATCATCTCCTGGCTCGATGACCACTCCCGCTACCTCACCCACATCAGCGTCTACCCCAGAATCACCGGCCGCATAGTAGTCAACACCTTCCTAGAAGCCACCGAGACACACGGACTCCCAGCAGCAACCCTGACCGATAACGGACTCGTTTACACCACACGCCTAGCCGGAGGCCGCACCACCAATAAACAACCCAACCCCTTCGAACAACTCCTCACCGATCTCAACATCGAACAAAAGAACGGCCGCCCCGGAAAACCCACCACCCAAGGAAAAATCGAACGCTTCCACCGCACCCTGAAAACATGGCTCAAAGCCCAACCACCAGCCCAAACCCACCAAGACCTACAACAACAACTCCACGACTTCCAGACCCTCTATAACACCCAACGAAAACACCGAGCCATCAACAGACGAACACCCCACCAGGCCTACACCGCCACACCTAAAGATCAACCCACCATCACACTCGGCAACAGCTGCTGGCGAGTCCGCACCGACCGCGTAGACGGCCACGGCAAAATCACCCTCCGCTACGCCGGAAAACTCCGCCACCTCGGCATCGGCCACGCCCACAACAGACAACGCATCATCCTGCTCGTCAACGGCCCCGAAGCCCTCGCTATCAACAAAACAACAGGAGAAATCATTGGCGCCTACACCATCGACCCCACCAAAAACTACCAACCCAAAAAACGGAACGATGTCCTGACACATCCACCAAAAAAGCGGAACGATGACGCGACACATCACCACCCCAGGACATAA
- a CDS encoding IS3 family transposase (programmed frameshift) produces the protein MPAKYPEQFRDDVVRVALNRDQEVTLAQIAKDFGIHVGTLDKWLRQARIEDGEKPGTTRSENEELRQLRRRNRLLEQEVEVLRRAAAYLSQAHLPKRLYPLVRELAADGIPVAVSCRVLKLSRQPYYRWLKSPVRERELVQAYRANALHDAHLEDPEFGHRFLADEAKQAGEAMCDRTAWRICRDNGWWSVFGKKKARGKGTRPGPAVHDDLVQREFTATAPNELWLSDISEHWTREGKLYICAVKDVFSNRIVGYAIDSRMKSSLAVRALNNAVMRRGNVAGCILHTDRGSQFRSRKFRRALDQHDMVGSMGRVGAAGDNAAMESYFSLLQNNVLNRRSWATREELRLAIVTWIERTYHRRRRQARLGRLTPVEYEAIMYEQVALAA, from the exons ATGCCCGCAAAATATCCAGAGCAGTTCCGAGACGACGTCGTACGCGTCGCGTTGAACCGTGACCAAGAAGTCACGCTCGCGCAAATCGCGAAAGACTTCGGCATCCACGTCGGTACCCTCGATAAGTGGTTACGGCAAGCCCGCATCGAAGACGGCGAAAAGCCCGGCACAACTCGTTCAGAGAACGAAGAACTCCGACAACTGCGCCGTCGAAACAGGCTGCTTGAGCAAGAAGTCGAGGTGCTGCGTCGTGCTGCCGCATATCTATCGCAGGCGCACTTGCCG AAAAGGCTCTACCCGCTCGTGAGAGAGCTCGCCGCTGACGGGATTCCTGTTGCGGTGTCGTGCCGGGTATTGAAGCTCTCACGTCAGCCCTACTATCGGTGGCTGAAATCACCAGTGCGAGAGCGTGAACTCGTGCAGGCGTATCGCGCGAACGCGCTCCATGATGCGCATCTGGAAGACCCCGAGTTCGGGCATCGGTTCCTTGCCGACGAAGCAAAACAAGCAGGTGAGGCAATGTGCGACCGGACTGCGTGGCGGATCTGCCGCGATAACGGCTGGTGGTCTGTGTTTGGGAAGAAGAAAGCACGAGGCAAAGGAACCAGGCCCGGGCCTGCTGTGCATGACGACCTTGTGCAGCGTGAGTTCACTGCGACAGCCCCGAACGAATTGTGGCTCAGCGATATCTCAGAACATTGGACCCGTGAAGGCAAGCTCTATATTTGCGCGGTGAAAGACGTGTTCTCGAACCGAATCGTCGGCTACGCGATCGACTCACGAATGAAGTCATCACTCGCAGTCAGAGCACTGAACAATGCAGTCATGCGTCGAGGGAACGTAGCCGGTTGCATCCTGCACACGGACAGAGGATCGCAATTTCGGAGTCGGAAGTTCCGGCGTGCGCTTGACCAACACGACATGGTCGGATCGATGGGCAGAGTTGGTGCTGCCGGTGACAATGCAGCGATGGAATCGTATTTCAGTTTGCTGCAGAACAACGTCCTTAACCGGCGCAGCTGGGCCACACGGGAAGAGCTGAGGCTCGCGATCGTGACCTGGATTGAACGTACTTATCACCGTCGGCGCCGGCAGGCGCGCCTGGGGCGTTTGACGCCGGTCGAGTACGAGGCCATTATGTACGAGCAGGTCGCACTCGCTGCCTGA
- a CDS encoding helix-turn-helix domain-containing protein has product MLAITDGGMSVKDAAAHFGVSTRWIRTLLKRFRIGGLEALHPHSKRPHTNPNQTPEKLRETILALRHQLLRDGLDASAETIYDLLPENTRPGLLHE; this is encoded by the coding sequence GTGCTAGCAATTACTGACGGCGGGATGAGCGTTAAAGACGCAGCCGCACATTTTGGTGTCAGCACCCGTTGGATCAGGACCTTGCTCAAACGCTTCCGTATCGGCGGGCTTGAAGCACTCCACCCACACTCCAAACGCCCGCACACCAACCCCAACCAGACACCAGAAAAACTACGCGAAACTATCCTCGCGCTACGCCACCAACTCCTTCGAGACGGCCTAGACGCTAGTGCTGAAACGATCTATGACCTGCTACCAGAGAACACTCGCCCGGGCCTGCTGCACGAGTAG
- a CDS encoding ArsR family transcriptional regulator — MFLLILIVVIDLAEVSQPTVSHHLKVLKDSGILISERRGTWVWYRIAPARQRAVAALLDTFAPAAVSGEPEQIEADTEALRDMDTRVTRLAEELADELTDLHRDLVIAIVREPYAGLMRSAKETRDMIQLTERFARQRLSDLTRDRTAGTPQVLFVCVQNAGRSQLAAALLNQLSGSTVIARSAGSTPAADVHPHVRSLLTEIEGEPQAGSAFPKPLTDDAVRASDVVITMGCGDVCPIIPGIRYEDWAVGDPALASPEGVAAIRDDIETRVRALLATLTD, encoded by the coding sequence ATGTTCCTGCTGATCCTCATCGTCGTCATCGACCTCGCCGAGGTGTCCCAGCCGACCGTGTCCCACCACTTGAAAGTCCTCAAAGACAGCGGGATACTCATCTCGGAACGGCGCGGCACCTGGGTCTGGTACCGGATCGCTCCGGCCCGGCAGCGCGCCGTCGCCGCGCTCCTGGACACGTTCGCACCAGCTGCGGTCTCAGGCGAGCCGGAGCAGATCGAAGCCGACACTGAGGCGTTGCGCGACATGGACACCCGCGTCACCCGCCTCGCAGAGGAACTCGCCGACGAACTCACTGATCTGCACCGGGACCTCGTGATCGCGATCGTGCGGGAACCCTACGCGGGCCTGATGCGGTCCGCGAAAGAGACTCGGGACATGATCCAGCTCACCGAGCGTTTCGCCAGGCAACGGCTGTCCGATCTCACCCGGGACCGCACGGCGGGGACACCGCAGGTGTTGTTCGTGTGTGTGCAGAACGCCGGCCGCTCCCAGCTCGCCGCCGCCCTTCTCAACCAGCTCTCAGGCAGCACCGTCATCGCACGCTCGGCAGGGTCGACCCCAGCGGCGGACGTACACCCGCACGTGCGCTCTCTGCTGACCGAAATCGAGGGCGAGCCTCAGGCGGGGTCGGCGTTCCCGAAGCCGCTTACCGACGACGCCGTCCGCGCCTCCGACGTCGTGATCACGATGGGGTGCGGGGACGTGTGCCCGATCATCCCAGGCATCCGTTACGAGGACTGGGCTGTGGGCGACCCCGCCCTCGCCTCCCCGGAAGGGGTTGCGGCGATCCGCGACGACATCGAAACCCGCGTCCGCGCACTTCTTGCCACCCTCACCGACTAA
- a CDS encoding arsenate reductase ArsC — translation MNDHKPSVLFVCVHNAGRSQMAAGYLRHLAGGRVEVRSAGSIPAEQINPVAVEAMREEGIDITAEHPKILTTEAVQDSDVVITMGCGDACPIFPGKRYEDWKLEDPAGQGIDAVRLIRDDIRQRIETLLAELLD, via the coding sequence ATGAACGACCACAAGCCTTCGGTGCTGTTCGTCTGCGTCCACAACGCCGGCCGCTCCCAGATGGCCGCGGGCTACCTCCGCCACCTCGCGGGCGGCCGGGTCGAGGTCCGCTCGGCCGGTTCCATACCTGCCGAGCAGATCAACCCGGTCGCGGTCGAAGCCATGCGCGAGGAAGGCATCGACATCACAGCCGAGCACCCGAAGATCCTCACGACCGAAGCCGTGCAGGACTCCGACGTGGTGATCACGATGGGCTGTGGGGACGCATGCCCGATCTTCCCCGGCAAGCGATACGAGGACTGGAAGCTTGAGGACCCCGCCGGCCAGGGCATCGACGCCGTGCGGCTGATCCGCGACGACATCAGGCAGCGCATCGAGACGCTACTTGCGGAACTCCTCGACTAA